In the Kaistella sp. 97-N-M2 genome, one interval contains:
- a CDS encoding TonB-dependent siderophore receptor, which translates to MKRIILISFLLLLFSNISAQRNAQDSLQLQHIPEVIVIGTTKISTQENKPLGSIDEYLQKSAKVDMIKRGAYAWEPLINGLPTERTLVSIDGMRIFGACTDKMDPITSYIEVSNLMEASISSGQEGACHGNTIGGSIDLKRNKMTFGQKKWNFNVNSGFETVNNQKIFGAGTNFKTEKFYTDVNFMTRDAENYQAGEHIEIPFSQFQKINISGITGVKLGENKLVEAAVIYDKANDVGYPALPMDVSIAEALITSLKFQMLPEGKYLKNWETKIYYNTIMHRMDDTKRPNVPIHMDMPGWSKTYGYYSHLKAVLGKHHLLANINGFYNKSSAEMTMYPEDPNEKLMFMLTWPDVRTLAQAAYLEDQINLDENSSLKVSASVTMHQNKVESEFGLNSLQIFYPDMKAEKTRVLKSFAANYAFSKNALQAGFGLGYGDRAPSVSEAYGFYLFNSFEKYDYIGNPHLKNESSLEANAFIGLRKEKFNAKISGSYFHISDYIVGKILENLVPMTIGANGVKSYTSLDFANVFNVSLSTEAQIAEPLKWTTQLVYTRGQDNLKENLPFMSPFSYQTSLRLQKNNFSADVSLLGNTKHKDFAPIYGESETPAYVLVNASVGYLFKIESSRILAKMGAENLFDRFYTTYSDWNQIPRPGRNFFLNLNFTW; encoded by the coding sequence ATGAAAAGAATCATTCTTATCAGCTTTCTACTGCTTTTGTTTTCGAACATTTCTGCGCAGCGAAATGCACAGGATTCCCTCCAGCTGCAACATATTCCCGAAGTTATTGTTATCGGAACAACCAAAATATCAACCCAGGAAAATAAACCTTTGGGTTCAATTGATGAATATCTGCAGAAATCCGCGAAGGTCGATATGATCAAACGTGGCGCTTATGCGTGGGAGCCGCTCATCAACGGTTTGCCCACGGAAAGAACTCTGGTCAGCATCGACGGCATGCGGATTTTCGGTGCGTGTACGGATAAAATGGATCCTATAACTTCTTACATCGAAGTTTCAAATTTAATGGAAGCCAGCATCAGTTCGGGGCAGGAAGGGGCCTGCCATGGAAATACGATTGGCGGCTCCATCGATCTGAAGCGAAATAAAATGACGTTCGGACAGAAAAAATGGAACTTTAATGTAAACAGCGGTTTCGAAACCGTGAACAACCAAAAGATTTTTGGCGCCGGAACCAATTTTAAAACCGAAAAATTTTATACGGATGTTAATTTCATGACGCGTGACGCAGAAAATTATCAAGCCGGCGAGCATATCGAAATTCCCTTTTCCCAATTTCAAAAGATCAATATTTCCGGAATTACCGGTGTGAAGTTGGGCGAAAATAAACTCGTGGAAGCGGCGGTTATCTACGACAAAGCCAATGATGTGGGATATCCCGCGTTGCCAATGGATGTTTCTATTGCGGAAGCTTTAATTACGTCGTTAAAATTTCAAATGCTGCCCGAAGGTAAGTACCTGAAAAACTGGGAAACAAAAATTTATTACAACACCATCATGCACCGAATGGATGACACGAAAAGACCCAATGTGCCGATTCACATGGATATGCCGGGTTGGAGCAAAACATATGGGTATTATTCGCACCTGAAAGCGGTTCTCGGCAAACATCATCTTTTGGCGAATATTAATGGCTTTTACAACAAATCATCCGCGGAAATGACGATGTATCCGGAAGATCCGAATGAAAAACTCATGTTCATGCTAACCTGGCCGGATGTGCGAACGCTGGCTCAGGCCGCTTACCTCGAGGATCAAATTAATTTGGATGAAAATTCGAGTTTAAAGGTGTCCGCCTCTGTAACGATGCATCAGAATAAAGTCGAAAGCGAATTTGGCCTAAACAGTTTGCAGATCTTTTATCCCGATATGAAGGCCGAAAAGACACGGGTTTTAAAAAGTTTTGCGGCGAATTACGCATTCAGCAAAAATGCTTTGCAGGCGGGTTTTGGTTTAGGTTACGGCGACCGCGCACCCTCGGTTTCCGAAGCTTATGGTTTTTATCTGTTCAACAGTTTCGAAAAATACGATTACATTGGAAATCCCCATCTAAAAAATGAATCTTCTCTGGAAGCCAACGCTTTTATCGGCTTAAGAAAAGAAAAATTCAATGCAAAAATTTCTGGCTCTTATTTTCATATTTCGGACTATATCGTCGGAAAAATTCTGGAGAATCTTGTGCCCATGACGATCGGCGCAAATGGGGTAAAAAGTTACACTTCACTCGATTTTGCGAACGTTTTTAATGTGAGTTTATCTACCGAAGCACAAATCGCGGAGCCTTTAAAATGGACTACCCAACTGGTTTATACGCGCGGACAGGACAACCTTAAAGAAAATCTTCCCTTCATGAGCCCGTTCAGCTACCAGACTTCTTTGCGGCTGCAGAAAAATAATTTTTCCGCTGATGTATCGCTCCTCGGAAACACAAAACATAAAGATTTTGCACCCATTTACGGCGAATCTGAAACTCCGGCTTACGTTCTGGTTAATGCGAGTGTCGGCTATCTCTTCAAAATTGAGAGCAGCAGAATCCTTGCAAAGATGGGTGCCGAAAATCTTTTCGATCGGTTTTACACAACGTATTCGGACTGGAATCAGATTCCAAGACCCGGCAGAAATTTCTTTTTGAATCTAAATTTCACGTGGTAA
- a CDS encoding rhodanese-like domain-containing protein — MFDFIKKLFGNEAVNYKQLVAQGAQVIDVRTPAEFNNGHIKNSKNIPLQQLAAKMKNLDAKKPVITCCASGVRSASAKSMLKEKGFEAYNGGGWSALQNKLNK, encoded by the coding sequence ATGTTTGATTTTATTAAAAAATTATTCGGCAACGAAGCGGTTAATTATAAACAGCTGGTCGCTCAGGGCGCGCAGGTCATCGACGTGAGGACGCCCGCGGAATTCAACAATGGCCATATTAAAAATTCTAAAAATATTCCTTTGCAGCAACTTGCGGCGAAAATGAAAAATCTGGACGCGAAGAAACCTGTTATTACGTGTTGCGCCAGCGGTGTGAGAAGCGCTTCGGCCAAATCGATGTTGAAGGAAAAAGGTTTTGAAGCCTATAACGGCGGCGGCTGGAGTGCACTGCAAAATAAATTGAACAAATGA
- a CDS encoding helicase HerA-like domain-containing protein gives MPDKAKFIQELSARYTPKGDFITLGKGMFGAEVVTEVDVTIPLKTLNRHGLIAGATGTGKTKTLQVFAEQLSHKGIPSLVLDIKGDFSGIAEPGAQNPIITERYAKTKFPYEAQAFPVELMTISGEKGVKLRATVTEFGPLLLSKILDLNDTQQSIMSIVFKYCDDKGLPLIDLDDLKKVLQYVTDNPQGKAELSNNYGSISTASLGAILRSIVALEQQGATSFFGEPSFDVKDLLMQRDGKGVVNILRVADIQSKPQLFSTFMLSLFAEIYMTFPEEGDSGKPKLVLFIDEAHLIFNEASKTLLSQIETMVKLIRSKGVGIYFVTQIPGDIPENVLSQLGLKIQHALRGFTAKDRKEISKAVENYPVTDYYKATELIQNMGIGEAFITALDEKGIPTPLVQTYLLSPESRMDILNDAEVADLTGRSALVAKYENPVNKDSAYEMLTTRMEQAVQKAAPTQKTRTVKEEPGVFESVMKSRAGRTFTTTLAREGAKFVLGMLGLGGRK, from the coding sequence ATGCCAGATAAAGCGAAATTTATTCAGGAACTTTCTGCAAGATATACCCCAAAAGGCGATTTTATTACGCTCGGCAAAGGAATGTTCGGCGCAGAAGTGGTAACGGAAGTAGACGTTACAATTCCACTAAAAACCCTGAACCGCCACGGATTGATCGCAGGTGCCACGGGAACGGGCAAGACAAAGACGCTGCAGGTTTTTGCAGAGCAGTTGTCTCACAAAGGAATTCCGTCGCTGGTGCTGGACATTAAAGGCGATTTTTCCGGAATTGCCGAACCCGGCGCTCAAAATCCCATCATCACCGAACGTTACGCAAAAACAAAATTTCCCTATGAGGCGCAGGCTTTTCCCGTGGAACTTATGACGATCTCCGGCGAAAAAGGCGTAAAACTAAGAGCTACGGTAACCGAATTCGGGCCCTTGCTTTTATCCAAAATTTTAGATCTGAATGATACGCAGCAAAGCATCATGTCGATCGTTTTTAAATATTGCGACGACAAAGGTTTACCGCTGATCGATCTGGACGATCTGAAAAAAGTACTGCAGTACGTAACCGATAATCCGCAGGGTAAAGCAGAGTTGAGCAACAATTACGGCTCCATTTCTACCGCTTCTTTGGGCGCAATTTTGCGCTCCATTGTCGCGCTGGAACAACAGGGAGCCACGTCTTTTTTTGGCGAACCAAGTTTTGATGTGAAAGATTTGTTAATGCAGCGGGATGGAAAAGGCGTCGTCAATATTTTGCGCGTTGCCGATATTCAAAGCAAACCGCAACTGTTTTCGACGTTTATGCTTTCTCTTTTTGCCGAAATTTACATGACCTTTCCTGAAGAAGGCGATTCGGGTAAACCAAAACTGGTTTTGTTTATCGACGAGGCACATTTAATTTTTAATGAAGCCAGCAAAACTTTACTCAGCCAGATCGAAACAATGGTGAAACTTATCCGTTCCAAAGGTGTGGGAATTTATTTCGTCACCCAGATTCCGGGCGATATTCCGGAGAATGTGCTCTCGCAGTTGGGTCTAAAAATTCAGCACGCGCTGCGTGGATTTACGGCGAAAGACCGCAAAGAAATTTCGAAAGCCGTTGAAAATTATCCGGTGACGGACTATTATAAAGCCACCGAACTCATTCAAAACATGGGTATTGGCGAGGCATTCATCACTGCGCTGGACGAAAAAGGAATTCCGACGCCGTTGGTTCAAACCTACCTGCTCTCGCCCGAATCCAGAATGGATATTCTTAACGACGCGGAAGTTGCGGATTTAACAGGTCGCTCTGCGCTGGTTGCGAAATACGAAAATCCTGTAAATAAAGATTCAGCCTACGAAATGCTGACGACTCGCATGGAGCAGGCCGTGCAGAAAGCCGCCCCCACGCAGAAAACACGCACCGTAAAAGAAGAACCCGGCGTCTTCGAATCTGTAATGAAATCCCGCGCCGGCAGAACCTTCACAACGACATTGGCGCGCGAGGGTGCAAAATTTGTATTAGGAATGCTCGGTCTCGGTGGAAGAAAATAA
- a CDS encoding PolC-type DNA polymerase III: MYSIIDIESNGAGFRKESIIEIAIYKYDGHGIVDQFISLVNPESEITPFVQKLTKISPKMVRTAPRFHEVAKRVVEITENTTLVGHNIEFDYRMLRQEFKRLGYEFKINTIDTIPLAKKLIPEAESYSLGKLVKSLGIPLIDQHRASGDARATLELFKLLMVKDKDSEIIQQHHEEINAKTYLNKVKHLTQDLPFERGIIYFQNAEGKIIFFDFVDDLSKFAKMIFNSKSKRWKTVQEDVEQIHYDLTGNDILAKLIMRTKGVQKRDHFPYGLFHKNGTYIAEKISDQKDEKSLLKFKSFTQGLKAVSFIRMQKQFEDVEVLKKTISLGDRNELWLSEGRTLGEKSFIIFEKGKLTSFGFYELYNQINSWKKLSKLKIDLSSCPTELENELKLSLLRSDFEIQVLPK, translated from the coding sequence ATGTATTCAATAATTGATATAGAAAGTAACGGAGCCGGTTTCAGGAAGGAAAGTATCATTGAAATTGCAATATATAAATATGATGGTCACGGGATTGTGGATCAGTTCATTTCTTTGGTGAACCCCGAAAGCGAGATCACCCCTTTTGTTCAAAAATTAACTAAAATTTCGCCAAAAATGGTGAGAACGGCGCCGCGCTTTCATGAAGTGGCAAAACGCGTCGTTGAGATTACGGAAAACACAACCCTTGTCGGACATAATATTGAATTCGATTATCGCATGCTTCGCCAGGAATTTAAAAGGCTCGGTTACGAATTCAAAATCAACACAATCGACACCATTCCGTTGGCCAAAAAACTTATTCCCGAAGCGGAAAGTTATTCTTTAGGCAAACTCGTGAAATCTTTAGGAATTCCCTTGATCGATCAGCACCGGGCTTCGGGAGATGCGAGAGCCACGCTGGAACTTTTCAAACTTTTGATGGTAAAGGACAAAGATTCCGAAATCATCCAACAACATCATGAAGAAATTAACGCGAAAACATATCTGAACAAAGTAAAACATCTCACGCAGGATTTGCCTTTCGAAAGAGGCATCATCTATTTTCAAAACGCGGAGGGCAAAATTATTTTCTTTGATTTTGTGGATGATCTCAGCAAATTTGCAAAGATGATTTTCAACTCCAAGTCCAAACGGTGGAAGACCGTTCAGGAAGATGTGGAGCAAATTCATTACGATTTAACCGGAAACGATATTTTGGCGAAACTCATCATGCGAACAAAAGGCGTGCAGAAGCGCGATCACTTTCCGTATGGCTTATTCCATAAAAACGGAACTTATATCGCAGAAAAGATCAGTGATCAAAAAGACGAAAAGTCTCTGCTGAAATTTAAATCTTTCACGCAGGGTTTAAAGGCGGTCAGTTTCATTCGGATGCAAAAGCAATTTGAAGATGTTGAGGTATTGAAAAAAACAATCTCCCTGGGCGACCGAAATGAACTTTGGCTTTCTGAAGGACGTACGCTGGGTGAAAAATCATTTATCATTTTCGAAAAAGGAAAGCTAACGTCTTTTGGCTTTTACGAACTTTACAATCAAATAAATTCCTGGAAAAAACTATCGAAGCTGAAGATCGACCTTTCTTCCTGCCCTACAGAGTTGGAAAATGAGTTAAAACTCTCGCTTTTACGTAGTGATTTTGAAATTCAGGTCCTGCCGAAATAA
- a CDS encoding DUF6646 family protein produces MKKLLLVCSMFFLGQMAFGQAWNGKGDQKIQVGFNGWGYGTGITGTYDYGLSKIISIGAGANFFFDHDNDKYADDDFGVFGRLNFHLQDPLGLPSNWDIYPGVDLGLLGDSGTYFGAHVGVRYFFNQNVGIYLEAGNNGSIGVSFNL; encoded by the coding sequence ATGAAAAAGTTACTCTTAGTATGCTCAATGTTCTTTTTAGGACAAATGGCTTTCGGACAAGCGTGGAATGGTAAAGGTGACCAGAAAATTCAGGTTGGTTTCAACGGATGGGGTTACGGAACGGGGATTACAGGTACCTACGATTATGGTTTGTCTAAAATCATTTCGATAGGAGCAGGTGCTAATTTCTTTTTCGATCACGATAACGACAAGTATGCGGACGATGACTTTGGGGTTTTTGGACGTTTGAATTTTCACTTGCAGGATCCTTTAGGTCTTCCTTCTAACTGGGACATTTATCCGGGAGTTGATTTAGGTCTTTTAGGAGATAGCGGAACTTATTTCGGAGCACACGTAGGAGTAAGATATTTCTTCAACCAAAATGTGGGTATTTATCTTGAAGCAGGGAATAACGGAAGCATCGGTGTTTCTTTCAACCTCTAA
- a CDS encoding co-chaperone YbbN, with protein MSQKFQELINSERPVLVDFFATWCGPCKVQSSVLTTVKENIGDLARIVKIDIDQFPAIASEYGVRGVPTLAVFKKGELLWKESGVHDVNTLTNLLNGFSKS; from the coding sequence ATGTCACAAAAATTTCAGGAATTAATTAACTCAGAAAGACCCGTTCTTGTGGACTTTTTTGCAACTTGGTGCGGGCCGTGCAAGGTTCAGTCCTCGGTGCTTACCACAGTTAAGGAAAATATTGGCGATCTTGCGCGGATTGTGAAAATAGATATCGATCAGTTTCCGGCCATCGCTTCGGAATACGGCGTGCGTGGCGTTCCCACTTTAGCCGTTTTCAAAAAAGGCGAATTGCTTTGGAAAGAGAGTGGCGTTCACGATGTGAACACCCTAACCAACCTTTTGAACGGTTTTTCGAAGTCCTAA
- the rseP gene encoding RIP metalloprotease RseP has protein sequence MTLIQLFQFILSISILVILHELGHFVPAKLFKTKVEKFYLFFDPWFSLFKTKIGGTEYGIGWLPFGGYVKIAGMVDESMDTEQLKKPAEPWEFRSKPAWQRLIIMMGGVTVNFFLAWLIYSSLSYFKGETFHENTKFENGVAVSEAGKKMGLENGDKILKIDGKPAERMETSTINMLFANEATVLRNGKEVTFPVNEDGVAAVLAENEAKLYFSPRFEVVVDSLLPKGSAQAAGMIKGDKIVGINGKPVRFFDELGNELSRYKNQNVVLDIERNNIPQKIDIKVDEKGKLGFSNDMAVAQKEFEKSQVTKHYTLLEAIPRGLTRTIDVLTMQIKQFKIIFNTKTEGYKKVSGPIGIIKQMPETINWEFFWSFTAMFSVWLAFLNLIPIPGLDGGHVVFTLWEMITGKPVPQKVLENAQMIGVVFLLGLMILIFGNDIVKWITGKF, from the coding sequence ATGACATTAATTCAGTTATTTCAATTTATATTGAGCATCTCGATTCTTGTAATTCTGCACGAATTGGGGCATTTTGTACCCGCAAAACTTTTTAAAACAAAGGTGGAAAAATTCTATCTTTTTTTTGATCCCTGGTTTTCTCTATTCAAAACAAAAATTGGCGGTACCGAATACGGCATCGGGTGGCTGCCTTTCGGCGGTTATGTGAAGATTGCCGGAATGGTGGATGAAAGCATGGATACCGAGCAGTTGAAAAAACCTGCTGAACCCTGGGAATTCCGTAGCAAACCGGCGTGGCAGCGACTGATTATTATGATGGGTGGTGTAACCGTAAATTTCTTTTTAGCCTGGCTCATTTATTCGTCTTTAAGCTATTTTAAAGGGGAAACCTTCCACGAAAATACCAAATTCGAAAATGGTGTTGCGGTTTCCGAAGCCGGAAAGAAAATGGGATTGGAAAATGGCGATAAGATTTTGAAGATTGATGGTAAACCCGCGGAAAGAATGGAAACTTCCACTATTAATATGCTTTTCGCTAATGAAGCTACCGTTTTAAGAAATGGTAAAGAAGTTACCTTTCCTGTAAATGAAGACGGTGTGGCCGCGGTATTGGCTGAAAACGAAGCCAAACTCTATTTCTCTCCACGCTTCGAGGTGGTGGTAGACAGTCTTCTGCCTAAAGGTTCTGCACAAGCGGCGGGAATGATAAAAGGCGATAAGATTGTGGGAATTAACGGCAAACCGGTGCGTTTTTTCGATGAGCTGGGCAACGAGCTTTCCCGTTATAAAAATCAAAATGTGGTGTTGGATATTGAAAGGAATAATATCCCGCAAAAAATTGATATCAAGGTTGATGAAAAAGGAAAATTAGGATTCAGCAATGACATGGCGGTGGCTCAAAAAGAATTTGAAAAATCGCAGGTTACAAAGCATTATACATTATTGGAAGCCATCCCAAGAGGCCTCACCCGAACAATTGATGTGCTGACGATGCAGATCAAGCAGTTTAAGATTATTTTCAACACCAAAACCGAAGGCTACAAAAAAGTTTCCGGCCCCATTGGGATCATCAAGCAAATGCCGGAAACCATTAACTGGGAGTTTTTCTGGAGTTTTACCGCGATGTTCTCCGTTTGGTTGGCATTCCTCAATTTGATTCCGATTCCGGGACTGGATGGCGGTCATGTGGTTTTTACCCTTTGGGAAATGATTACGGGGAAGCCGGTTCCGCAAAAAGTTTTGGAGAATGCACAAATGATCGGGGTGGTTTTCTTGCTTGGATTAATGATTTTAATCTTCGGAAACGACATCGTGAAGTGGATTACAGGAAAATTTTAA
- a CDS encoding rhodanese-like domain-containing protein has protein sequence MKIEQIYTGCLAQGAYYIVSENEAAIIDPLRETKPYTDRLEKDGVKLKYIFETHFHADFVSGHMDLSKKTGAPIVYGPTAAPEFEAIIAEDYQIFEIGKIKIKVLHTPGHTMESSTYLLIDEDGKETAIFSGDTLFLGDVGRPDLAQKSAHMTQEELAGLLYESLQTKIVPLADDITVYPAHGAGSACGKNMQKETVDTLGNQKKTNYALNQPDKASFVREVLDGLSAPPQYFGMNVAMNKGGVASFDEVMEKGNKPVSVEDFESVAENTGALILDTRDAAVFHQGFIPNAINIGLKGDFAPWVGAMIVDVQQPILLVADVGTEEEVITRLSRVGFDNVIGFLDGGFESWRNSGKEVDKINRISAGEFADQYTENSKIIDVRKETEYEAEHVNDAYRRPLADINEWVTTLDNNEHFFVHCAGGYRSMIAASILNSRGIRNFTEIEGGFNKIKETAIPRSNFVCQSKI, from the coding sequence ATGAAGATAGAACAAATATACACCGGATGTCTGGCGCAGGGTGCGTACTACATCGTCTCCGAAAACGAGGCTGCCATTATCGATCCGCTGAGGGAAACAAAACCTTACACGGATCGTCTTGAAAAAGATGGCGTTAAACTGAAATATATTTTCGAAACCCACTTTCATGCAGATTTCGTGTCAGGTCATATGGACCTGTCGAAAAAAACCGGCGCCCCGATTGTTTACGGACCCACCGCGGCACCGGAGTTTGAAGCCATCATCGCTGAAGATTACCAAATCTTCGAGATTGGAAAAATTAAAATTAAAGTTTTGCACACGCCCGGTCATACAATGGAAAGCTCAACCTATCTTTTGATTGATGAAGACGGCAAAGAAACTGCCATTTTCTCCGGAGACACTTTGTTTCTGGGAGATGTAGGCCGCCCGGATTTGGCCCAGAAATCCGCGCACATGACGCAGGAAGAACTCGCGGGCTTGCTTTATGAAAGCCTGCAAACCAAAATAGTCCCTCTTGCCGATGATATCACCGTTTATCCCGCGCACGGCGCTGGTTCTGCGTGTGGAAAAAACATGCAGAAAGAAACCGTGGATACCTTAGGGAATCAAAAGAAAACGAATTATGCGCTGAATCAGCCGGACAAAGCATCTTTTGTAAGAGAGGTTTTAGACGGACTTTCCGCGCCGCCGCAGTATTTTGGGATGAATGTAGCGATGAACAAAGGCGGCGTCGCAAGTTTTGATGAGGTAATGGAAAAAGGGAATAAACCCGTTTCTGTGGAAGATTTTGAAAGCGTTGCCGAAAACACAGGCGCACTGATTCTGGACACGCGGGATGCGGCCGTTTTTCATCAGGGATTTATTCCCAACGCCATCAATATTGGTTTAAAAGGTGATTTCGCACCCTGGGTTGGGGCCATGATTGTTGATGTTCAGCAGCCGATTTTATTGGTGGCCGACGTTGGCACCGAAGAGGAAGTTATCACCAGGCTTTCGCGCGTAGGCTTTGATAACGTGATCGGTTTTTTAGATGGCGGTTTCGAAAGCTGGAGAAATTCGGGGAAAGAGGTCGATAAAATCAACCGGATTTCTGCCGGTGAATTTGCAGATCAATATACCGAAAATTCAAAAATAATCGATGTTCGAAAAGAAACGGAATACGAAGCGGAACATGTGAACGACGCCTACCGCAGACCGCTCGCCGACATCAACGAATGGGTAACAACGCTTGATAACAACGAACATTTCTTCGTGCACTGTGCCGGCGGCTACCGCAGCATGATTGCGGCCAGCATTTTGAATTCGCGCGGAATCCGAAATTTCACTGAGATCGAAGGCGGTTTCAACAAAATTAAAGAAACAGCTATTCCGAGAAGTAATTTCGTGTGTCAAAGTAAAATTTAA
- a CDS encoding amidohydrolase: MKNKLKIVGLNFDISWKNKARNFAQISDYLKDASADIFLLPEMFSTGFYMKPAEIADREEETLHWMKNFAAERNTAVAGSASVCENGKYFNRFYFVLPEGNYHQYDKRHLFSFSGEDTEYAAGRERTIVEYKGWRILLQVCYDLRFPVFSRNKEDYDAVLYVANWPGSRIDAWNTLLKARAIENQACVFGLNRIGTDGNNLHYPESSACFFADGNIISKTHGNLVSAELSGEKLTEFRRKFRFLQDRDDFEMR, encoded by the coding sequence ATGAAAAATAAATTAAAAATAGTAGGTTTAAATTTTGATATTTCATGGAAGAATAAAGCCCGGAATTTCGCGCAGATTTCAGATTATCTGAAGGATGCGTCAGCGGACATTTTTCTGTTGCCCGAAATGTTTTCCACCGGATTTTACATGAAACCCGCAGAAATCGCAGATCGCGAAGAAGAAACACTGCACTGGATGAAAAATTTCGCCGCAGAAAGAAACACTGCTGTAGCCGGAAGTGCTTCCGTCTGTGAAAATGGGAAATATTTCAACCGTTTTTATTTCGTTTTACCCGAGGGAAATTACCATCAGTACGACAAAAGACATCTGTTTTCGTTTTCCGGCGAAGACACAGAATATGCGGCCGGACGAGAACGGACAATCGTAGAATATAAGGGCTGGCGAATCTTGCTGCAGGTTTGCTACGACTTACGTTTCCCCGTTTTTTCCAGAAATAAGGAGGATTACGATGCAGTTCTGTACGTTGCAAACTGGCCCGGCTCCCGCATCGACGCGTGGAATACCTTGCTTAAAGCACGAGCCATCGAAAATCAGGCGTGTGTATTTGGGCTAAACAGAATCGGGACCGATGGCAATAATCTGCATTATCCCGAAAGCTCCGCCTGCTTCTTCGCGGACGGCAATATTATTTCTAAAACCCATGGAAACCTCGTCTCTGCAGAATTAAGTGGCGAAAAACTCACCGAATTTCGGCGTAAATTTCGGTTTTTACAGGACCGCGACGATTTCGAGATGCGATAG
- a CDS encoding rhodanese-like domain-containing protein has product MKYLLNIFLIVLFFSTCTTANPVQTGARSEIKEIVKDPETTFVDVRIPAQFQEKTAKNAVNIPLAKIEDNIEFFKDKDNVVIFCNSGFQATKAMELLKKNGVQNVYNGMTLKNVEVIQNEK; this is encoded by the coding sequence ATGAAATATTTATTAAATATCTTCCTCATTGTGCTCTTCTTTTCTACGTGTACGACTGCCAATCCCGTTCAGACGGGTGCAAGATCTGAGATCAAAGAAATCGTAAAGGATCCCGAAACCACCTTTGTGGATGTGCGAATTCCCGCACAGTTTCAGGAGAAGACCGCAAAAAACGCCGTAAATATTCCTTTAGCAAAAATTGAAGATAATATCGAATTTTTTAAAGATAAGGATAACGTGGTTATTTTCTGCAACAGCGGATTTCAGGCAACGAAAGCGATGGAGCTTTTAAAAAAGAACGGCGTGCAAAATGTATATAACGGAATGACTTTAAAAAATGTAGAAGTCATCCAAAACGAAAAATAA